A portion of the Pseudomonas protegens CHA0 genome contains these proteins:
- a CDS encoding D-hexose-6-phosphate mutarotase — protein MPTPQVETVKLDELNCWRIRHGDAELLVAQQGAHILSYQVAGQQPLIWLNDEAVFKRGKSIRAGVPVCWPWFGNFARNPQAVQAMRQGTDPAPAHGLVRATDWELLGIESQGDSLLVELRLPCPAGGFPGWPHQVEPRLSIRLDQQLHISLSSHNLGTESVSISQALHSYFAVSDVRQVQVEGVDGLSYIETLEDWKTKVQSGSLHFTGETDRIYLNAPAQLEIVDPDWQRRIRLRSEGSRTAVIWNPWIDRAAQFSDMADDGWQRMLCIETANVMDDIVTLAPGASHTLSVSISAAPL, from the coding sequence ATGCCTACGCCCCAGGTCGAAACGGTAAAACTGGATGAACTGAACTGCTGGCGCATCCGCCACGGTGACGCCGAACTGCTGGTGGCCCAGCAGGGCGCGCACATCCTCAGTTATCAAGTGGCCGGGCAACAGCCGCTGATCTGGCTCAACGACGAGGCCGTGTTCAAGCGCGGCAAGAGCATCCGCGCCGGGGTGCCGGTGTGCTGGCCCTGGTTCGGCAACTTTGCCCGCAACCCGCAGGCGGTGCAGGCCATGCGCCAAGGCACTGACCCGGCGCCGGCCCACGGCCTGGTGCGGGCCACCGACTGGGAACTGCTGGGCATCGAAAGCCAGGGTGACAGCCTGCTGGTGGAGCTGCGCCTGCCCTGCCCCGCGGGTGGTTTTCCCGGCTGGCCCCATCAAGTGGAACCGCGCCTGAGCATCCGCCTCGACCAGCAACTGCACATCAGCCTCAGCAGCCACAACCTGGGCACTGAAAGCGTGAGCATCAGCCAGGCGCTGCACAGCTACTTCGCGGTCAGCGATGTGCGCCAGGTGCAGGTCGAAGGCGTGGACGGGCTGAGCTACATCGAAACCCTGGAAGACTGGAAGACCAAGGTCCAGAGCGGCAGCCTGCACTTTACCGGCGAGACCGACCGCATCTACCTGAACGCCCCGGCGCAGCTGGAGATCGTCGATCCGGACTGGCAACGACGGATCCGCCTGCGCAGCGAAGGCTCGCGCACCGCGGTGATCTGGAACCCCTGGATCGACCGCGCCGCCCAATTCAGCGACATGGCCGACGACGGCTGGCAGCGCATGCTGTGCATCGAGACCGCCAACGTGATGGACGACATCGTCACCCTGGCCCCGGGCGCCAGCCACACCCTGAGCGTCAGCATCAGCGCCGCCCCGCTCTGA
- a CDS encoding DUF3299 domain-containing protein, translating into MRRLLLTFVLLGCGLAQAGELPETDWLELMPKSDQKALEQMPEIDHNSPEANGTFTEKGGLKQSKGLPAVMYSTKTVPAMNDKQIRIGGYPVPLEADAKGRSTLFFLVPYPGACIHVPPPPPNQLVLVRFPKGLKLDDIYTPLWVTGTLKIEKVSNDLADAAYALDAAKVRVVKESDL; encoded by the coding sequence ATGCGCCGTCTTCTATTGACCTTTGTTCTGCTGGGCTGCGGCCTGGCCCAGGCTGGCGAACTGCCGGAAACCGATTGGCTGGAGCTGATGCCCAAGTCGGACCAGAAGGCCCTGGAGCAGATGCCGGAAATCGACCACAACTCCCCGGAAGCCAATGGCACCTTCACCGAAAAGGGCGGCCTGAAGCAGAGCAAGGGGTTGCCGGCGGTGATGTATTCCACCAAGACCGTGCCGGCCATGAATGACAAGCAGATCCGCATCGGCGGTTATCCGGTGCCGCTGGAAGCCGATGCCAAGGGGCGCAGCACGCTGTTCTTCCTGGTGCCGTACCCGGGCGCCTGCATCCACGTGCCGCCACCGCCGCCCAACCAGCTGGTGCTGGTGCGTTTTCCCAAGGGCTTGAAGCTGGACGACATCTACACGCCGCTGTGGGTGACCGGCACCCTGAAGATCGAGAAAGTCAGCAACGACCTGGCCGATGCCGCCTACGCCCTGGATGCGGCGAAGGTGCGGGTGGTCAAGGAATCGGATCTCTGA
- a CDS encoding GlsB/YeaQ/YmgE family stress response membrane protein — translation MGIIGTIFIGLIVGLLARFLKPGDDSMGWIMTILLGIGGSLAATYGGQALGIYQAGQGAGFIGALVGAIVLLVIYGFVKKS, via the coding sequence ATGGGCATTATTGGAACCATTTTCATCGGCTTGATCGTTGGTCTGCTGGCGCGCTTCCTCAAACCGGGCGACGACAGCATGGGCTGGATCATGACCATCCTGCTGGGTATCGGCGGTTCGCTGGCGGCCACTTATGGCGGCCAGGCGCTGGGTATCTACCAGGCTGGCCAGGGCGCCGGTTTCATCGGTGCGCTGGTGGGCGCGATCGTCCTGCTGGTGATCTACGGCTTCGTCAAGAAGAGCTGA